One Microbacter margulisiae genomic window carries:
- a CDS encoding SDR family NAD(P)-dependent oxidoreductase, with product MELKDKTFLVTGGTSGVGKAIATGIATTGANVVIVSRNASNGQQTVKEISAKSANKNISFLTADLSLMESVVQLSEQFKQQHHQLHGLVNAAGAWYFKKEITSEGIDKSFAINYLCHYTLTNSLLDLLKATDDARIVTVAGAPRFLNNPKIDLNDLQHTKYSWMKAIRSEMFARVYFGFELSDRLQNTSASSMLFHPGFVKSNLGKNTAPWWLKLMFSFSPDVRNAPETCDSGVYVATKENAKSTNGKFFDEKNNIVDIRKNFDPSTGKELWLLSEQLSFKK from the coding sequence ATGGAATTGAAAGACAAAACATTTTTAGTTACAGGAGGCACTTCGGGCGTTGGAAAGGCCATTGCCACAGGCATCGCCACGACAGGTGCAAATGTTGTAATCGTCAGCCGTAACGCTTCAAACGGACAACAAACCGTGAAAGAAATTTCGGCAAAATCAGCTAACAAAAACATATCCTTTCTCACAGCCGATTTAAGTTTAATGGAATCTGTTGTGCAGCTAAGCGAACAGTTTAAGCAACAACACCATCAACTACACGGTTTAGTAAATGCGGCAGGTGCGTGGTATTTCAAAAAAGAAATTACAAGCGAAGGTATTGATAAATCTTTTGCGATAAATTATTTATGTCATTATACACTCACAAACAGTTTACTTGATTTATTAAAAGCAACTGATGATGCGCGCATTGTAACAGTGGCAGGTGCACCACGTTTTTTGAATAACCCTAAAATTGATTTGAACGATTTGCAACATACCAAGTATAGTTGGATGAAAGCTATACGTTCAGAGATGTTTGCAAGAGTTTATTTTGGTTTTGAATTATCAGACAGATTGCAAAATACTTCGGCAAGCTCTATGCTATTTCACCCCGGATTTGTAAAATCAAATCTTGGAAAAAATACAGCACCATGGTGGCTCAAACTAATGTTTTCATTTTCACCTGATGTTAGAAATGCCCCTGAAACCTGCGACAGTGGTGTATATGTGGCGACAAAAGAAAATGCGAAATCTACCAATGGAAAATTCTTTGACGAAAAAAATAACATCGTTGATATTCGCAAAAACTTTGACCCATCAACCGGTAAAGAGTTGTGGTTGTTGAGTGAGCAACTTTCATTCAAAAAGTAA